Within Pecten maximus chromosome 15, xPecMax1.1, whole genome shotgun sequence, the genomic segment tttatttaacctcctattaacagccagggtcatttaaggacgtgccaggttttgtagttggaggaaagccggggtTCCCGGAGAAAAAGTAACCATACAATGcttacatgtgaaatttgaacATTCGAGTGTCTTTATCAATGTCTGCAATGGCGGCCATATCTTCCGGTGAAATGTTGAAATCAAATACCTGAAATATAACATAAGGGCTAGATAAAAGTTTGTTTCCtgaaatataatgttatataggtatatataaataaagtttttttactgaaatattatactttattacatttttacacatgaaatatattatatatataatcattctATAGTTTtcactttgatatttttcactagtgacaaaTTAAAAGAAGGATAAGAAAGCATGACCGCGTCCGGGTCTCCAAGTTCCAGGTCAAGCTATAGTATAACAAAGCAAAAATACAATAGAAATACAAtgcaaaataatgtataaagaATTAATCTCTTctaacatacaatatacaattttatcaAATCAAAACTTTTTCCAGTCGTTCTTAGCTTATCTAATTCCAAGCACATAGTTCATTAATGTTTTGAGAATTTAGAAGCAGTATAGCCTAATAAACGTGAGCGTTtttccaataatattttttatatattcaacTCTAAGATTTCGAAATTTGATACAAgtaagtaaaaaaaatccatcttCCACATCAAGGGAGTTACATTGTTTAAAATTCTCGCTTCTCTCGGAATGTTTCTGTATCTTACTGTCTCGATTTCCAGTGAGCCGAAATACGTAATTGAGTGAGACATATACTATACTTGACAGatatgtatttatcaaatattagatatttatataaaaatcatttaggtaaaataaaataaacatgtataaagAGGATatcagtgtcttcagtaataccaaatatgttttCCTTGTGTAGATAATAGTTTAACCCGTGCTACTCACTCGTGAAAAAATATCCAAATATTGTCCACATTCATGAGTattttggtattactgaagacactgttagttATCCTCTAGATATAGGTTTATTAAgataaatgtttgtttactgaACTATAATactatacagattaatatatatatcaacatttatttacTCTCGAATAGACTCTTTCCGCGAAGGAAGACTTCCCATTCTTTTCTAAATTTTCCTTTTCTTAATGTCTGTCTTTTATTTCTGtgctttgttttattgttatcgTCGACAACATGACGACGTTAAAAAAATACCGTCAGGTTACTCACGTCTCCGTTTTCCTGTATCCTACTCGGCGTTATGCTCTTGGGGATGACTATCAAGTTTCTTTGGAGCAAATTCCTTATCAAAATCTGAAATATAGTAATGTAGAGAATAAGGTTAATTAAGATTTGATACTAGTCTTCAAATATCCCGTATCTGATCCGTAATCACAGAGAATATGTTacgtatttttaaaaaatggatTAATGAATGTCTCGAAAAACACCCAATCTCATATGTAAAATTATGCTATCTGCATAGATAATTGAGATTGAAATACGCTTCCCTTCGGCGAATGGCGCTAAATTTGAAATCCGGTCCGTGTTTGGTCAACGTCAAAATATTGCATCATATAttcatcatatttatttattctttattAATTGAATTGTGAGGACTGATCTAGATAATAGATATGTCTGTCGATGTATAAATTGAAAACCAGAGTGAACCATTTATTCTAAAATTCGAGGTGAACTATTATACTAAAAACCGAAGTGACCTATTTTTACTAACCGCAGAGTATACTTTGGTTTTAGGTCTGTGCATCGATAAACCAATTTATCATCTCGCTCAACAGTGAATAAACGTATTCATATATTTACCTGAGCCGGACTCTTCTGATACTGTGTTGCTAGTTTGACTATGACGGGATCCTCTAACAATATGGGTGGCGGGGACTCACCTGGTACCCTAATAACAAGGATGCTAGCGTTACTCTAGTAACCCAGACGTTACAAATGTGTTAGCGAATTTTATTTGTCATCGACGACACCTCGTGTAATTCTACGTCAAATCATTGGCATCAAGTATTCACttgtattttaaaaatgtaagaaaataaTTACAGGTGTACAAGTATCAAAGTTTTTAAAATGGTCTTTAGAAGCACTTCTAAGTTTATTAATAAAgttatttaattttgatttacaacAACTTATAACGTATACGCAGAGAAGGCCTAACTGTTGTGATTTATATCAGTGATTCTAATTATTATTcagaaatacaaaacattttacaataatagTTTGGAAATGGTAATGGATTTCTGTGAAACATGAACATTACTTGCTACTTCTTGTTTAGTGACAGAATGCcgaaaaaatgtaaataaaattatacaaaaaaattatataatgcaTGATGGATATAAACTGCTATAGATAAACGCCGTCATTTTGTCCAACGAAATTTAGACTGAAAATGGTAAAAGGCGCATGGTAGTCTGGGGTATTATGGTAATTAGCAAGCTCACGTAACAAATGCTGCACTGCCAGGTGATCCAATGGGAGCATACGCCATTATGATTATATTATCCTTCTGTAAAACTGTGTCCAAATTTCTCTGCTGAAAATAGGCGTGACACTcaacctgtataaaacagtatcaAAATATCCGGTCTTTACAAAAGgaaatatgaatatttgttttcctGGATAAAACAAGCATTTCAGGCCGAGGTTACATATAGTAACTACTATAAAACTATGAGTTCACGACGTATTTGAATTCAGAATTTAAGCCTTGGTTTGTACCAACACTTAACGTATATAGCGCACGCGTAAATACTGCAATACCTGATTCACTACTGGTTTTACACGTGCGATGTTCATGATGCGTTCCACTTGTGCAGCATTAAAGTTTGATACACCAATGCTCCTCGCTTTCCCTTTGTCAAAGAGTTTTTCCATCTCCTATCAACATATGaaaaatatacagtgtattcaTATGGATCTCAAAGTGTAGTTGATACTTGTTTATGCATTAACAGACGCTATTTAATACAcacaatgtatttgatatacacTATTTAATACAcacaatgtatttgatatacacTATTTAATACAcacaatgtatttgatatacacTATTTAATACAcacaatgtatttgatatacactatttaacacacacaatgtatttgatatacactatttaacacacacaatgtatttgatatacactatttaacacacacaatgtatttgatatacacAAAAGAACACGTGTCACTCACCTTCCAGACACCTTCAAAGTCAACTACGCCATTATTGTCAAACTGACCGTCTATCATAGGAAGAATATTACTAGGGTCGTTTTGTttctaaaaaaaagaaatataaatactaCGCATGCGCTTTTTTCAAGCATTTTGACTAATACCATCCTTAAAACGTAAAAGGCATTCTCtagtatataaatacatatacatacgtTCACATCAGAATGCTATTTGTGATGTAGGATTCAACGCTTATGAAGCTTATGTGCAATGGATACTGTCTCTTTGGATCTCTTATCTAGAACAAATTAGACAAATTCACGATTCTGTCGACCTCTGAATCTTATGTGGGGCCCCACTAGAGTTATAGCATATAACGTGTGTACCTTTAGCACCACAGGGAAGTGTATCAGGAAAAGATCAACGTAGGAGAGGTGAAGTTTTCTAAGACTTTCTGAAATGGAGTATTGGACGTCTGTCGGTCGAGTAAGGACGCTTCCTAGCTGTAAACAAAAACACGCCGGTAAACAATACTGGCTATTGCATTTCTCAAAAATTACCAAATGTTTCTTTCCTCAAATACATTGTTATTGTCTTTGGTGCTCCTTTTATGTGTCTGTTAGATTGTGACTGATCGAAAAACAATTAAAgtttatttctcagaaaataataatagatcgttctcgaatttcatatgcaggttccccttggtccttagttgtgtATGTTAAATGTTCAGGCTGATCGGAAATCATCATGATTTTGAGATATCCAGTTTGAAATCACCATTTCtgtagcaaaaaaaaaaccaaaaaaaacaaaaaaacaaaaaaacaaaatatataaaaaacaaaaacaaaaaacaaaaacaaaaaaaacaacaaaaaaagtcATTTGTAGTTTCTTTTTTGTCACCAGTTGTACATGTTCAATTTCAAGGCTGGAGAAGTCCTGTCCTTCTGATTGTTACGTGATTCGTATGCGTTCGTAGGAATTATTCTCATTAATGAAAACAGTAAATAACTGTTCACAAGAGCAGATGCCAAAATCCACCTTCTGACCTTTCTACATAGAGTGGTCTCAATGACTTACCTTTGTCGATATAAACAGGTCCTcccttttgattttgtttgcCTTAAGATAATCGTTGAGGACTTCGCCTATTGCGTCCTCGTTTTGATAGTTGAACGCAGTGTCAAAGAGGCGATAACCAGCATCCAAAGCGATCCGGACGGCCGTCTTCACCTCCTCGGAGTTACTCTTGAGCAAGTAAATATATTCAAACAAGATACAGGTAGATTTTATTATATGATGTCGagtattaaaaatataatgGCGCCTAACCAGATGGGTATAGAATGAAACAGTAGGGTGTCTAAGGCATTGTTTATAGGGAAACGTCAGGCCAGCTAATTTGACAATCGGCAATTGCGATACCATTCTAATATTACAAAAGGTTATTTTTCTGATTCTGACATTTATTTGTTAAAACttatattcaaattaatacaGATGTCGCATGGTCAAAACAGTACTTTTTATACAGCTATTATTTTAACGATTTGTATTCTGAGTTTTTCAATATTCATATGTCTTCGGCTCTCCAATTTGTATCCTGACTGTGTGATAAGTGACAACCTCACCGGTAATTTTGTAGCTACAGATTGATGGATACTGCCTCTCACTGACGGTACAGTCAATATTATTCAAAAGCTATAATTCAAGGTAAATACCTAAACTCAATGAAACCTGCTTGAAAAACACAAAGGCTGAAGTCTAAATGTCGTGTGGCGATAGGTGGCGTCTCTCCCTATTATGTTACCTGTGATTGTACCTGTAGTTTGGCCCAGGTGTATGGGTTCTCTATACAATACCGCGtcaataaacatttttatgaCTCCTGTTTTGGACGTTAGAGGTCTCCGTCTCTGCACTCTTCTCTTGGTCTACTTTAAAATGAGAAATGTCTAATACCAACATTTTAAGCCCCTATCATCATTGACGAGTCTAAAgggacaaaacaactgtatggtgcAGTTTACGAATTTATTTTTGGCTCTAATATATCTATCATTTTCTAAATGTGTAACTTAGTGCTCTGATATGTTGTCCTTTGTTCAATCCCAGATATATACAGATCATTTCAATACAGGACAGTTTAATAGTATGTACTGAGCTCATATCAATATGGtagttacattttgtatcttaGTGATCTGAAAACAGACTGTTTACTGCATCCACACCAATTCCCACCTACCGGCtatgtttgtctgtatagtCATGTGTCTACAACCCGTCAATGTACTTTCCAACCTGATAcctgttataaaataaattgaattatgCCAATTTCGCTTACCGGTATTTtagggacatataattttcataAGAAATCCACCTACCTGCCATGTTCCCAGCCCGAACATCGGCATTTGGATGCCATTACTCAACGTAATGCCTAGTGTAGATATCGACATGGTGTGCCACGTGTAACTAAACGTGATGGCTTATGTCTGTAATTCTATACACAAAGTCAAGTTTGTAAAGGCCGTTTACACCCAAATGAAGGGTATATGACATAATAGTAAAAcgcttttttatttaaacagcTTTTTTTACAGTCTACAGTCATGTCGTCTTCACATTCCTATGAAATGATATGCCTGAaactatgtagtgtgtatcaAGCATTCGATATGTTTTATCCAGGGACTAATGTTATTAGAAACTTACTACAGTTTTTACCATAATTGAGTTTTACATATTTTCGAGATTAAAGAAAGGGTCTTATTGCGGCCATTATGCGACTATAAAGTGATAGAAATTATGTTTACCTGAAAATAGAATAagtgatttttaaaaataagaGTACAataagtttgaaaataaatggtccatagaaaataattttttttctcaaactaAAAATACACAACTTATTTGTATCCGTATATATAGTATGCATTCAGCAAACGTGTGAAAATGAGTGTGAAAGCTGTATTAAATGTAGCTACCAATAAGGGGGGAAATCCTTTATTTTCTTATTACTCTATTCATTACTTgccatatatatttgtacatgcCATGAattcaataattaataaaagCTACTTTCAATGGcctttttatattatatgcaGCTCCAGATAAAGCTAttaatcaaagggagataaatctaaaaaaaaaaagaatactCGGGTAGCTTGCATTTCTGCTGTTTCTTAAAAACCATTATTCTGTATTATACAATCATGCAACGTCGCCAGTTTATGCAAGTGCTGGTCACTATacatatttctaccacaataccctgtgttattcaactctcagaccatcagttaatcattacagctgttgattaacaatctgtttataccacacgtggtataaactctgtacgcattttgattggctaaaacggtgaactttgacccaagctgtaattgttattgacgtcatcaataatctaatgacgtcacatcaccaggtcccggacgtcaccggtacactttatttgcatacgcgaaattatacttggccacgtttccctttgattcaagctctactatatatgtacatctaTCAACTTCTTAATactgtcagatttatataattcaacaatggtacatctttatcttaattttcaatactgtatatttattagCCATTAAACATtgttcaatatatttacatgtacacattttctaaaatgttataTGCCTAATCAATGACACCTTTGATGCTCttcacaaaataataataataaaaaaaaacaagataaaaCGATATCGTGTTGCTGTAAAATTGTATCTATAATTGATGcttttttctatgtattttatgtactCATAATAAGCAAAAGGgtgaaaaaaaagatttcaagACTGAAAAAGTGATAGTAATAATATTTTGCAGATAGATACTTTAAGATCAACTGcgtattttatgttttttaaacATCTTTTTATGCGCTCATAGAAATTTCGGGGGTCAAATGTCAGAGGGtggaaaatgatttttttatttttaaaatgcaagCAAATTCAATATTTGAAGAAAGATGATAGTTTTTGACGTTTCCGCTGAAGAGGTATCaggttttaacaaatttgatgaaaaaaattgCCTAAATCAATCCCGTTATGAATTGACAACGATGCTTATCACTGTATACTTTACTCGAAATGTTCAAAAGTGTATTTAcgtctttatacatgtacatctagaTCAATAAGAGACAACACATACTTGAGCAAACAGTTACGTTATACTTTGCCATACCATCTGGCTAATATCGTTTGATATCACAGTGTGTAACTTTACCAACACCAGGTAAAAATAGATCATATAGTTagaatgtgtttgatttcacaAAAACCAGGCAGGGTTCGCGAGCGATTCATGTTAGCGATATTTACGTTTAAAATCGCTAAAAACTAAACACCGCGAAAAATATCTTTTTCACAGTAAATCGTTCGATATGACAGAGTTTGAAAGCACCGGTTTATTTTGTGATATACTCAATGTTGATATCACGGTTAAAATAGTGTTGGTAAAATCTGGTTAGGACAACATCAAAATGTCTATATCTTGTCGTAGGCTACTTTCCTTTTCCCTCTCGTCACCACAAATACCACGCCATCCTGAAACATAAAGATGACGAATAACAGCATATGTAACTTCAAAACACGTCTTAACCAGTTTTCGCAACCTAGAAAGTTGTTGatgacttttttttatctacCAGTTAAATTGTAGGTATAAATACGCTGATACGTCTTGTGAAGCTGCAGCTCAGAAACATATGGGGAAACAAAAGAACAACTATGTGAAATAATATAGTGATTGTAGGTGAAAGTCATCGCTAACGAGGTCAAAATAATACAGACAATTTCGTTTGAACATCAAAGGCACAAGCAACATGTTAGATAAACTTTACACTTTCTCAATATAAAAATTGAATTTACTTTCTTTTCAGACATACGAAATGCTTGTTTCAAGTTAAGATTATATAGCCATCCTAACCCCAGGCTAGCGTTATAAACGACTCGCTTCATAACGTAGAGTAACTGTATTTACTTCTAAAAGGCTTTTGTGTTGGCCATGTAATGGTGAAGAGAAATATAGCTTACAGGATTGttgaggtttggtttgtttggtttgtttttgtttaacgccctattaacagccagggtcatttaaggacgtgtcaggtttggaggtggaggaaagccggagtacccggaaaaaaaccaccggcctacggtcagtacctggcaactgccccacgtaggtttcgaactcgcaacccagaggtggagggctagcgttaaagtgtcgggacaccttaaccacttggccaccgaGGCCCCGAATTGTTGAGGAGTAAACTTCTTAGAGCCCTTTGATAGTGATCTTCTTTAAATCAAGTACAGGTCGAGAATAATATAGCTGAGAGAATTGTTGAGGAGTAATGTTCTTTATAGCTTAGATAATTATTGAGGAGTGATGTCCTCTATAGCTTAGAGAATTGTGGAGGGGTGATGTTCTTTATAGCTTAGAGAATTGTGGAGGGGTGATGTTCTTTATAGCTTAGATAATTATTGAGGAGTGGTGTTCTTTATAGCTGAGAGAATTGTTGAGGAGTGATGTTCTCTATAGCTTAGAGAATTGTGGAGGGGTGATGTTCTTTATAGCTTAGATAATTATTGAGGAGTGGTGCTCTTTATAGCTCAGATAATTATTGAGGAGTGATGTTCTTTATAGCTTAGATAATTATTGAGGAGTGATGTTCTTTATAGCTTAGAAAAATTGTTGAGGGGTGATGTTCTTTATAGCTTAGAGAATTGTTGAGGAGTGATGTTCTTTATAGCTTAGATAATTATTGAGGGGTGATGTTCTTTATAGCTTAGATAATTATTGAGGGGTGATGTTCTTTATAGCTTAGAGAATCATTGAGGGGTGATGTTCTTTATAGCTTAGAGAATTATTGAGGAGTGATGTTCTTTATAGCTTAGATAATTGTTGAGGAGTGATGTTCTTTATAGCTTAGAGAATTATTGAGGAGTGATGTTCTTTATAGCTTAGATAATTGTTGCGGAGTGATGTTTTTTATAGATTAGAGAATTGTTAAGGAGTAATCTTCTTTTTAGCTTAGAGAATTATTGAGGAGTGATATTCTTTATAGCGAAGAGAATTATTGAGGAGTGATGTTCTTGATAGCTTAGAGAATTGTTGAGGAGTGATGTTCTTTTTAGCTTAGAGAATTGTTGAGGTGTGATGTTCTTTATAGCTTAGAGAATTATTGAGGAGTGATGTTCTTTATAGCTTAGA encodes:
- the LOC117343125 gene encoding aldo-keto reductase family 1 member C13-like; amino-acid sequence: MVSQLPIVKLAGLTFPYKQCLRHPTVSFYTHLVRRHYIFNTRHHIIKSTCILFEYIYLLKSNSEEVKTAVRIALDAGYRLFDTAFNYQNEDAIGEVLNDYLKANKIKREDLFISTKLGSVLTRPTDVQYSISESLRKLHLSYVDLFLIHFPVVLKKQNDPSNILPMIDGQFDNNGVVDFEGVWKEMEKLFDKGKARSIGVSNFNAAQVERIMNIARVKPVVNQGTR